A genomic segment from Pseudomonadota bacterium encodes:
- a CDS encoding fructosamine kinase family protein: MKTLEAAIEQHMGKRPKRLTPLGGGASAAVYRVDFEDGARVAAKVGKQGGDLALEGRMLRTLRQRSRLPVPEVVFAGDTLLLMSYVESAGPITPAVEEDAAELLANLHDITAQTFGFEEATRIGGLPQPNPSTAGWRDFFRDQRLRYMAGEAVAAGKLPVAFLGRIERLGARLDEWIAEDARPSLIHGDLWGGNVLAKNGRIAAFVDPAIYFADAEIELAFATLFSTFGETFFRRYGELRPLRQGFWEARRDLYNLYPLLVHVHLFGGGYVNAVERTLRRFGV; encoded by the coding sequence GTGAAGACGCTCGAAGCCGCGATCGAACAACACATGGGCAAGCGCCCGAAACGCCTGACGCCGCTTGGCGGCGGCGCCAGCGCGGCGGTCTACCGCGTCGATTTCGAGGACGGCGCGAGGGTGGCCGCCAAAGTCGGCAAGCAAGGAGGCGATCTCGCGCTGGAGGGGCGCATGCTTCGCACCCTTCGCCAAAGAAGCCGCCTGCCGGTGCCGGAGGTCGTCTTCGCCGGGGATACCCTTCTCCTGATGAGCTATGTCGAAAGCGCCGGCCCCATCACGCCCGCCGTCGAAGAGGACGCGGCCGAGCTTCTGGCCAACCTCCACGACATCACGGCGCAGACCTTCGGCTTCGAGGAGGCGACGCGGATCGGCGGCTTGCCGCAGCCGAACCCGTCCACCGCCGGTTGGCGGGATTTCTTCCGCGACCAGCGCCTTCGCTACATGGCGGGCGAGGCGGTAGCGGCGGGCAAGCTGCCGGTCGCCTTTCTCGGCCGCATCGAGAGGCTTGGCGCCCGCCTCGACGAATGGATCGCGGAGGATGCGAGGCCCTCCCTCATCCACGGCGATCTATGGGGCGGCAACGTGCTGGCCAAGAACGGCCGCATCGCCGCCTTCGTGGACCCCGCCATCTATTTCGCGGATGCCGAGATCGAGCTTGCCTTCGCAACGCTTTTCTCGACTTTCGGAGAAACCTTCTTCCGTCGCTATGGCGAGCTTCGGCCCTTGCGGCAAGGCTTCTGGGAGGCGCGGCGTGACCTTTACAACCTCTATCCCCTGCTCGTGCACGTCCACCTTTTCGGCGGCGGCTACGTGAACGCCGTCGAGCGGACCTTGCGGCGCTTCGGCGTCTAG
- the thpR gene encoding RNA 2',3'-cyclic phosphodiesterase, translated as MLRLFVGIPLPEAVRARLRALCAGLPNARWVRPENLHLTLRFIGEVTEDVAEDIDDSLSAVRPPAFAMELCGLGFFGNGSAPRQIWVGVTRNPALLHLQEKVESAIVRAGLPPEGRKFIPHVTLARLRGQRAPRLQAFLLQHEPLREDAIAVRNFTLFSSTLSDQGSIYVAEAEYPLTGG; from the coding sequence ATGCTGCGTCTTTTTGTAGGGATCCCGTTGCCGGAAGCGGTCCGCGCCCGTCTGCGCGCGCTTTGCGCCGGGTTGCCGAACGCCCGCTGGGTGCGGCCGGAAAACCTGCATCTTACGCTTCGCTTCATCGGCGAGGTGACCGAGGACGTGGCGGAGGATATCGACGATTCCTTAAGCGCCGTCCGCCCGCCCGCCTTCGCGATGGAACTTTGCGGGCTCGGCTTTTTCGGCAACGGATCGGCCCCGCGCCAGATCTGGGTGGGGGTTACGCGAAACCCGGCCCTTCTTCACCTGCAGGAAAAGGTCGAATCGGCGATCGTGCGGGCGGGCCTTCCGCCGGAAGGGAGAAAATTCATTCCCCACGTCACCCTGGCCAGGCTTCGCGGCCAGCGGGCCCCGCGCCTGCAGGCGTTTCTCCTGCAGCACGAGCCGCTGCGCGAAGATGCCATCGCGGTGCGGAACTTCACGCTTTTTTCGAGCACGCTTTCGGACCAGGGGTCGATCTACGTGGCGGAGGCCGAATACCCTCTCACCGGCGGCTAG
- the arsC gene encoding arsenate reductase (glutaredoxin) (This arsenate reductase requires both glutathione and glutaredoxin to convert arsenate to arsenite, after which the efflux transporter formed by ArsA and ArsB can extrude the arsenite from the cell, providing resistance.) has protein sequence MSVTIYHNPRCSKSRATLELLRSRGVQPAVIDYLKTPPTAAELRWLLRLLGLGAKDLIRMNEDEYKAIQHLDLDAEGLIAVMAKHPKLIQRPIVVANNRAALGRPPENVLAIL, from the coding sequence ATGTCCGTAACAATTTACCACAATCCACGCTGTAGTAAATCACGAGCGACGCTCGAGCTTTTGCGGTCCCGCGGCGTGCAGCCTGCGGTGATCGACTATCTGAAAACGCCGCCGACGGCGGCGGAGCTGCGTTGGCTTTTGCGCCTGCTCGGGCTTGGCGCCAAGGACCTTATTCGTATGAACGAAGACGAATACAAGGCCATCCAGCACCTCGACCTCGACGCGGAAGGGCTCATCGCCGTCATGGCGAAGCATCCGAAACTCATCCAGCGGCCGATCGTCGTCGCCAATAACCGCGCCGCCCTCGGCCGCCCGCCGGAAAACGTCCTCGCCATCCTCTGA